In Holophagales bacterium, one DNA window encodes the following:
- a CDS encoding GGDEF domain-containing protein: MAPSPPTQPAPFGGLEAMIPFIGLLAQVAGTVLLATLFLVLRPYARRRRYFAIWSLGWVALAAGLLALVARYLLVAPVRLGVAESVPLLVRTLDAAYLLGKAGWLLALVEGTWRFASGLFPRRLRTMLLGIAAAFALAAAAFLPDLNAMVATQAPLMVLATAACALRLQSISPSRRSLGSRLTALALAFAAALWTLYLVAFAAADAHGVNMNPLLRRVTSHNSFFDLLLAVLLGFGMVVLLLEDARRDLDDAYSQLELSYDALRREALVDPLTGCINRRGYEAARREGWSVEYGAVVVVDLDNLKTVNDTLGHAAGDALLQHAALTLRRHLRPSDRLYRLGGDEFLVLARRGRAGELGPRLERLLAESPVGLRPGEPPVPLLASLGLADFDGAEQVEAAVERADRAMYEVKRRRKPPVAGNGTHATGG; this comes from the coding sequence ATGGCGCCCAGCCCGCCCACGCAACCCGCTCCGTTCGGTGGTCTCGAGGCGATGATTCCGTTCATCGGCCTCCTGGCCCAGGTGGCCGGCACGGTGCTGCTGGCGACGCTCTTCCTCGTCCTGCGCCCGTATGCGCGGCGGCGCCGCTACTTCGCGATCTGGAGCCTCGGCTGGGTGGCGCTGGCCGCGGGGCTGCTGGCGCTGGTGGCGCGCTATCTGCTCGTGGCCCCGGTGCGGCTCGGAGTCGCCGAATCGGTGCCGCTCCTGGTGCGCACGCTCGATGCCGCCTACCTGCTCGGCAAGGCGGGCTGGCTGCTCGCGCTCGTCGAAGGGACCTGGCGATTCGCCAGCGGCCTCTTCCCGCGACGCCTGCGGACGATGCTCCTCGGGATCGCCGCCGCCTTCGCCCTGGCGGCGGCGGCCTTCCTGCCCGATCTCAACGCGATGGTGGCGACCCAGGCGCCGCTCATGGTGCTGGCCACGGCAGCCTGTGCCCTGCGTCTGCAGTCGATCTCCCCGTCACGCCGCAGTCTGGGGAGCCGGCTCACGGCGCTGGCGCTGGCGTTCGCCGCGGCGCTCTGGACCCTCTACCTCGTGGCCTTCGCGGCGGCCGACGCCCACGGCGTCAACATGAATCCGCTGCTGCGACGGGTGACTTCGCACAACTCGTTCTTCGACCTGCTGCTCGCCGTGCTGCTCGGTTTCGGCATGGTCGTGCTGTTGCTCGAGGACGCGCGGCGCGATCTCGACGATGCCTACTCGCAGCTCGAGCTCTCCTACGACGCGCTGCGCCGCGAGGCGCTCGTCGACCCGCTCACCGGGTGCATCAACCGGCGCGGCTACGAGGCGGCGCGTCGCGAGGGTTGGTCGGTGGAGTACGGGGCGGTGGTGGTCGTCGACCTCGACAACCTCAAGACGGTCAACGACACGCTTGGCCATGCGGCCGGCGACGCGCTGCTGCAGCATGCGGCGCTCACCCTGCGGCGGCATCTGCGGCCCTCGGACCGCCTCTATCGGCTCGGCGGGGACGAGTTCCTGGTGCTGGCGCGGCGCGGACGCGCGGGCGAGCTCGGGCCGCGTCTCGAGCGCCTGCTCGCCGAGTCGCCCGTCGGCCTGCGCCCGGGCGAGCCGCCGGTGCCGCTGCTCGCCAGCCTCGGCCTGGCCGATTTCGACGGCGCCGAGCAGGTCGAGGCGGCCGTCGAGCGGGCCGATCGCGCGATGTACGAGGTCAAGCGGAGACGCAAGCCGCCGGTCGCGGGGAACGGCACCCACGCGACGGGAGGGTAG
- the gcvP gene encoding aminomethyl-transferring glycine dehydrogenase: protein MAASAGSDPFPPLDRFARRHLGSDEADVAEMLHTIGVPSLAELIAETVPASIRLAAPLELPAAAGEREVTARLAALAGRNRPFRSLLGMGYQASVLPPVVVRNVLENPGWYTQYTPYQAEISQGRLEALLNFQTVVADLTGLPIANASLLDEATAAAEAMHVCCAVRHVDEPLFLVSELCHPQTIAVVRTRAEAIGVTVEVGDHSRFDLSSGRVVGVLVQYPATDGRLFDYAPLADQVHAARALLVVAADLLSLALLRPPGEFGADLAVGSSQRLGLPLGYGGPHAGFLAAGEGQKRQLPGRIIGISRDSAGEPALRMALQTREQHIRREKATSNICTAQALPAILSSFYAIYHGAEGLRDIAERVHRLAWALAAGLTRLGCRLPAEPFFDTLRVELPAGRSAASTVAAARERRINLRPLDERTVGVALDELSDTAEVETLLEIFAGENGDGLRLVDLAGSRVALPAPHARSSAYLTHPVFRRYRTEHEMLRYIKRLEARDLSLAHAMIALGSCTMKLNATTEMVPITWPGFAEIHPFAPADQAEGYAELFRTLESWLAEITGFHAVSLQPNAGAQGEYAGLLVIRAFHRSRGESHRDVCLIPVSAHGTNPASAVMAGMKVVAVACDEHGNIDVEDLRLKAAAHAEKLAALMVTYPSTHGVFETEIREICSIVHAHGGQVYMDGANMNAQVGLTRPGAIGADVCHLNLHKTFCIPHGGGGPGMGPIAVADHLAPFLPGHPVVACGGSQALGPVAAAPWGSASVLPISWAYIALMGGEGLTRATELAILNANYMAARLAPHYPVLYTGAAGRVAHEFILDLRPFKASAGVEAEDVAKRLMDYGFHAPTMSFPVPGTLMIEPTESESRAELDRFCEAMIAIRAEIREIEEGGMDRRDNPLKNAPHTARAVVASEWGHPYSRERAVFPAAWVRESKFWPAVGRIDNAWGDRNLVCTCPTVEELSSVG from the coding sequence GTGGCGGCGTCCGCCGGGTCCGATCCGTTCCCTCCGCTCGATCGTTTCGCCCGCCGGCACCTCGGCTCGGACGAGGCCGACGTCGCCGAGATGCTGCACACGATCGGCGTCCCTTCACTCGCCGAGCTGATCGCCGAGACGGTTCCCGCATCCATCCGGCTCGCCGCGCCGCTCGAGCTCCCGGCTGCCGCCGGCGAGCGTGAGGTCACCGCGCGCCTGGCGGCGCTCGCCGGCCGCAACCGCCCGTTCCGTTCCCTGCTCGGCATGGGCTACCAGGCGAGCGTGCTGCCGCCGGTCGTCGTGCGCAACGTGCTCGAGAACCCCGGCTGGTACACGCAGTACACGCCGTACCAGGCGGAGATCTCCCAGGGACGGCTCGAGGCGCTGCTCAACTTCCAGACGGTGGTGGCCGACCTCACCGGTCTGCCGATCGCCAACGCGTCGCTGCTCGACGAAGCGACCGCTGCCGCCGAAGCGATGCACGTCTGCTGCGCGGTCCGCCACGTCGACGAGCCGCTCTTCCTGGTCTCCGAGCTCTGCCATCCGCAGACGATCGCCGTCGTCCGTACGCGCGCCGAGGCGATCGGCGTGACCGTCGAGGTCGGCGACCACTCCCGGTTCGATCTCTCCTCGGGACGCGTCGTCGGGGTGTTGGTGCAGTACCCGGCGACGGACGGCCGGCTCTTCGACTACGCGCCGCTCGCCGACCAGGTGCATGCGGCTCGCGCGCTCCTCGTCGTCGCCGCCGACCTGCTGTCGCTCGCCCTGCTGCGCCCGCCCGGCGAGTTCGGGGCCGACCTCGCGGTCGGCTCGTCGCAGCGGCTCGGCCTGCCGCTTGGCTACGGCGGTCCGCACGCCGGTTTCCTCGCCGCCGGCGAGGGGCAGAAGCGGCAGCTGCCCGGGCGGATCATCGGCATCTCGCGCGACAGCGCCGGCGAGCCGGCGCTGCGCATGGCGCTGCAGACCCGCGAGCAGCACATCCGGCGCGAGAAGGCGACGTCGAACATCTGCACGGCGCAGGCGCTGCCGGCGATCCTCTCGAGCTTCTACGCCATCTACCATGGCGCCGAAGGGCTGCGCGACATCGCCGAGCGCGTCCACCGGCTGGCCTGGGCGCTCGCCGCCGGGCTCACGCGTCTCGGCTGCCGCCTTCCCGCCGAGCCGTTCTTCGACACGCTGCGCGTCGAGCTGCCGGCCGGCCGCTCGGCGGCCTCGACGGTTGCCGCGGCGCGCGAGCGCCGGATCAACCTGCGGCCGCTCGACGAGCGGACGGTGGGCGTGGCGCTCGACGAGCTGAGCGACACGGCCGAGGTGGAGACGCTTCTCGAGATCTTCGCCGGGGAGAACGGAGACGGGCTGCGTCTTGTCGATCTCGCCGGCTCGCGCGTGGCGCTGCCGGCGCCGCACGCGCGGAGCTCCGCCTACCTGACCCACCCGGTCTTCCGCCGCTATCGGACCGAGCACGAGATGCTGCGCTACATCAAGCGGCTCGAGGCGCGTGACCTTTCGCTCGCTCACGCGATGATCGCCCTCGGCTCGTGCACGATGAAGCTCAACGCCACGACGGAGATGGTGCCGATCACCTGGCCCGGTTTCGCCGAGATCCACCCCTTCGCCCCGGCGGACCAGGCCGAAGGCTACGCCGAGCTCTTCCGCACGCTGGAGAGCTGGCTGGCCGAGATCACCGGCTTCCACGCCGTGTCGCTGCAGCCGAACGCCGGCGCACAGGGCGAATATGCCGGCCTCCTGGTGATTCGCGCCTTCCACCGGTCGCGCGGCGAGTCGCATCGCGATGTCTGCCTCATTCCGGTCTCCGCTCACGGCACCAACCCGGCGTCGGCGGTGATGGCCGGCATGAAGGTGGTCGCCGTGGCTTGCGACGAGCACGGCAACATCGACGTCGAGGACCTGCGGCTCAAGGCTGCCGCCCACGCCGAGAAGCTCGCGGCGCTGATGGTCACCTATCCGTCGACCCACGGCGTCTTCGAGACCGAGATTCGCGAGATCTGCTCGATCGTTCACGCGCACGGCGGGCAGGTGTACATGGACGGGGCGAACATGAACGCGCAGGTCGGTCTCACCCGGCCGGGAGCGATCGGCGCCGACGTCTGCCATCTCAACCTGCACAAGACCTTCTGCATCCCGCACGGCGGGGGCGGTCCGGGCATGGGGCCGATCGCGGTGGCCGATCACCTCGCCCCGTTCCTTCCCGGCCATCCCGTCGTCGCCTGCGGTGGGTCGCAGGCCCTGGGCCCGGTGGCGGCGGCTCCCTGGGGGAGCGCTTCGGTGCTGCCGATCTCCTGGGCCTACATCGCGCTGATGGGCGGCGAGGGGCTGACGCGGGCGACCGAGCTCGCCATTCTGAACGCCAACTACATGGCCGCGCGGCTCGCACCGCACTATCCGGTGCTCTACACCGGCGCCGCGGGCCGCGTGGCGCACGAGTTCATCCTCGACCTGCGACCGTTCAAGGCATCCGCCGGCGTGGAGGCGGAGGATGTCGCCAAGCGATTGATGGACTATGGATTCCACGCGCCGACGATGTCGTTCCCGGTGCCGGGCACGCTGATGATCGAACCGACCGAAAGCGAGTCGCGCGCCGAGCTCGACCGCTTCTGCGAGGCGATGATCGCGATCCGTGCGGAGATTCGCGAGATCGAAGAGGGGGGGATGGACCGGCGCGACAACCCGCTGAAGAACGCCCCGCACACGGCGCGCGCGGTCGTGGCGAGCGAGTGGGGCCATCCCTATTCGCGCGAGCGGGCCGTCTTCCCGGCGGCGTGGGTGCGCGAGAGCAAGTTCTGGCCGGCGGTCGGCCGGATCGACAATGCGTGGGGCGACCGCAACCTCGTCTGCACCTGCCCCACGGTGGAGGAGCTCTCGTCGGTCGGCTGA
- a CDS encoding DUF456 family protein, with protein MAVAAWIVALLCVLVGLAGTVLPGLPGAPLVWVGLLVAAWADGFQRVGGWTLALAGLLAASTLAVDLTASALGARRVGASGWAIAGASLGALAGLLYGFVGVFVGPFVGALAGEWVARRNLRHAGRVAVATSLGLALGMAAKMAVVAAMLGVFALAWLLGSPS; from the coding sequence ATGGCGGTCGCGGCCTGGATCGTGGCGTTGCTCTGTGTCCTGGTCGGGCTAGCGGGAACCGTGCTCCCCGGACTTCCCGGGGCCCCGCTCGTCTGGGTCGGTCTGCTGGTCGCCGCCTGGGCCGACGGGTTTCAGCGGGTCGGCGGCTGGACGCTCGCCCTGGCCGGTCTCCTCGCAGCGTCGACCCTGGCGGTCGATCTGACCGCGTCGGCGCTCGGAGCGCGGCGGGTCGGAGCCAGCGGGTGGGCGATCGCGGGGGCCAGCTTGGGGGCCCTCGCCGGGCTGCTCTACGGCTTCGTCGGCGTCTTCGTCGGCCCGTTCGTCGGCGCCCTCGCCGGCGAGTGGGTGGCGCGACGCAATCTCCGGCACGCCGGGCGGGTGGCGGTCGCCACGTCGCTTGGCCTGGCGCTCGGGATGGCCGCCAAGATGGCGGTCGTGGCGGCGATGCTCGGGGTCTTTGCCCTCGCCTGGCTTCTCGGCTCACCTTCCTGA
- a CDS encoding DUF2892 domain-containing protein produces the protein MPINEHPIERGLRIVVGLIGLSLIFVGPKSLLGLFGAIPLLTGLVGSCPLYTLLGINTCPIGKR, from the coding sequence CTGCCGATCAACGAGCACCCCATCGAGCGTGGCCTGCGCATCGTCGTCGGACTGATCGGCCTCTCCCTCATCTTCGTCGGCCCGAAGAGCCTCTTGGGCCTATTCGGAGCGATCCCGCTCCTCACCGGCCTGGTCGGCAGCTGCCCGCTCTACACGCTGCTCGGCATCAACACGTGCCCGATCGGCAAGCGCTGA
- the gcvH gene encoding glycine cleavage system protein GcvH, with protein sequence MYPSDALYTRDHEWIRVEDDLCVLGVTDFAQQELGEVVFVELPEPGQVFDTHDEIGTIESVKAVAEVFTPVAGEIVEVNERLKDDPELVNDDPHGDGWLVKIKFSAADELKDLMSAEEYEEFASKGKD encoded by the coding sequence ATGTATCCCAGCGATGCCCTTTACACGCGCGACCACGAGTGGATCCGGGTCGAGGACGATCTGTGCGTCCTCGGGGTCACCGATTTCGCCCAGCAGGAGCTCGGAGAGGTCGTCTTCGTCGAGCTGCCCGAGCCGGGGCAGGTGTTCGACACCCACGACGAAATCGGCACCATCGAGTCGGTCAAGGCGGTGGCCGAGGTCTTCACCCCGGTGGCTGGCGAGATCGTCGAGGTCAACGAGCGGCTGAAGGACGATCCGGAGCTGGTCAACGACGACCCGCATGGCGACGGCTGGCTGGTCAAGATCAAGTTCTCCGCCGCCGACGAGCTCAAGGACCTGATGAGCGCCGAGGAGTACGAGGAGTTCGCCTCGAAGGGGAAGGACTGA
- the gcvT gene encoding glycine cleavage system aminomethyltransferase GcvT, giving the protein MTDTTTLRRTPLRDAHVAAGAKLVDFAGWEMPVQYAGLMEEHRAVRNAAGLFDVSHMGEFRVAGPGAEAFLQGLTPNDVAKLAIGRAHYSALLTPEGTFVDDLLVYRLGREEFMLVVNAANLDGDFAWIVGHPHPGCEVTNLSDETALIALQGPRALAILAPLASIELAPIKYYGFAHGEVAGTPALISRTGYTGEDGFELYLAPDAAMHVWEALMAAGSPLGLLPAGLGARDTLRLEASMALYGHEIDRTTTPLDAGLDWVVKLEKGEFVGRQALLAQRERGLTRRLIGFEVVGRGIARQGHALRKDGVTVGTVTSGTFGPTLEKAVGMGYLPIALASVGAEIAVDVRGRELPARVVPLPFYRRPR; this is encoded by the coding sequence ATGACCGACACCACGACCCTCCGCCGGACGCCGCTGCGCGATGCGCATGTGGCCGCTGGCGCCAAGCTCGTCGATTTCGCCGGCTGGGAGATGCCGGTGCAGTACGCCGGCCTCATGGAAGAGCATCGCGCGGTGCGCAACGCTGCCGGGCTCTTCGACGTCTCGCACATGGGTGAATTCCGCGTTGCCGGGCCCGGCGCCGAGGCGTTCCTCCAGGGGCTCACGCCGAACGACGTCGCCAAGCTGGCGATCGGACGCGCCCACTACAGCGCCCTGCTCACCCCCGAGGGGACCTTCGTCGACGACCTGCTGGTCTATCGGCTGGGTCGCGAGGAGTTCATGCTGGTCGTCAACGCCGCGAACCTCGACGGCGACTTCGCCTGGATCGTCGGCCATCCGCACCCCGGATGCGAGGTGACGAACCTCTCCGACGAGACGGCGCTCATCGCCCTCCAGGGACCGCGGGCCCTGGCGATCCTCGCCCCGCTCGCCTCGATCGAGCTTGCACCGATCAAGTACTACGGCTTCGCGCACGGCGAGGTCGCCGGCACCCCCGCTCTGATCTCGCGCACCGGCTACACCGGCGAGGACGGTTTCGAGCTCTATCTCGCTCCGGACGCCGCGATGCACGTCTGGGAAGCGTTGATGGCCGCCGGAAGTCCGCTCGGTCTCCTGCCGGCCGGCCTCGGAGCGCGGGACACCCTGCGCCTCGAAGCCTCGATGGCACTCTACGGCCACGAGATCGACCGCACGACGACGCCGCTCGACGCCGGGCTCGACTGGGTGGTCAAGCTCGAGAAGGGCGAGTTCGTCGGCCGCCAGGCCCTGCTCGCCCAGCGCGAGCGCGGGCTCACCCGCCGGTTGATCGGCTTCGAGGTGGTCGGTCGCGGGATCGCCCGCCAGGGGCACGCCCTGCGCAAGGACGGCGTGACGGTCGGCACGGTGACCAGCGGCACGTTCGGCCCGACGCTCGAGAAGGCGGTGGGCATGGGCTATCTGCCGATCGCGCTGGCGTCCGTCGGCGCGGAGATCGCCGTCGACGTCCGGGGTCGCGAGCTGCCGGCCCGCGTCGTGCCGCTGCCGTTCTACCGCCGTCCGCGCTGA
- a CDS encoding DUF11 domain-containing protein, with product MRIRNSLSATAVLALALASAAWAGIARERHAPVDERALKNLPTAGTHTNAPNNTVSYSNTIVSGPEWARPFADCTGLSGLGPVRYHVQPFYVSAAGAYDVTSVQDGSWDGYIFIYQGAFDPNNPNTNCVIGNDDGAGGIGTSEILGEALAPSTQYLVVMTAFELGEEGTFTNTITGPGTVTLGALGGTTDLSITKTAPDGVVIGDETEFTLTAANAGPDPATAVVVSDAIPGVLSYVSNNCGATAVGNNLTWNIGGMASGGSATCSVITQLSSTAGCQAVTNTATISSTNFDPSTANNSSTFANAPELIADPSFEAGSPNGFWTEASTNFGTPLCTIADCGTGTGTGPHTGDWWSWFGGIAAAETGSMTQSVTIPTGATTLTFWLEAPVCANTTDFLELRIDGNTVWTVNGTSPLCNTVGYTQQSVNIAAYANGAAHSIQFFSTISGSPSGSNFFVDDVSLAVPTCTVDIPSVIEVPTLDPIGLAALALGLAGLGFALLRRRAA from the coding sequence ATGCGAATCCGGAACAGCCTCTCCGCCACCGCCGTCCTCGCCCTCGCGCTTGCTTCGGCTGCCTGGGCCGGCATCGCCCGCGAGCGGCATGCCCCCGTCGACGAGCGGGCGCTCAAGAACCTCCCCACGGCCGGCACGCACACCAACGCACCGAACAACACCGTCAGCTACTCGAACACCATCGTCAGCGGCCCGGAGTGGGCGCGCCCGTTCGCCGACTGCACCGGTTTGAGCGGCCTCGGCCCGGTGCGCTACCACGTCCAGCCGTTCTACGTCAGCGCCGCCGGCGCTTATGACGTGACGAGCGTGCAGGACGGGAGCTGGGACGGTTACATCTTCATCTACCAGGGCGCCTTCGACCCGAACAACCCGAACACCAACTGCGTCATCGGCAACGACGACGGGGCGGGCGGCATCGGCACCTCGGAGATCCTCGGCGAGGCCCTCGCTCCCAGCACCCAGTACCTGGTCGTGATGACCGCCTTCGAGCTCGGCGAAGAGGGGACGTTCACCAATACCATCACCGGCCCCGGCACGGTCACGCTGGGCGCGCTCGGCGGCACAACGGACCTCTCGATCACCAAGACCGCGCCCGACGGCGTGGTGATCGGCGACGAGACCGAGTTCACCCTGACCGCCGCCAACGCCGGCCCCGACCCCGCCACGGCCGTGGTCGTCAGCGACGCGATCCCCGGCGTCCTCAGCTACGTGTCGAACAACTGCGGCGCGACCGCCGTGGGCAACAACCTGACCTGGAACATCGGCGGCATGGCGAGCGGTGGCTCGGCCACCTGTTCGGTGATCACCCAGCTCAGCTCGACGGCCGGCTGCCAGGCGGTGACCAACACCGCGACGATCTCTTCGACGAATTTCGACCCGAGCACCGCCAACAACAGCTCGACCTTCGCCAACGCCCCCGAGCTGATCGCCGACCCGAGCTTCGAGGCCGGTTCCCCGAACGGCTTCTGGACCGAGGCCTCGACGAACTTCGGCACGCCGCTCTGCACGATCGCCGACTGCGGCACCGGCACCGGCACCGGACCGCACACCGGCGACTGGTGGTCCTGGTTCGGCGGCATCGCCGCTGCCGAGACCGGCAGCATGACCCAGTCGGTGACGATCCCGACCGGCGCAACGACGCTCACCTTCTGGCTCGAGGCGCCGGTTTGCGCCAACACGACCGACTTCCTCGAGTTGCGGATCGACGGCAACACCGTGTGGACCGTCAACGGCACCTCGCCGCTCTGCAACACCGTGGGCTACACCCAGCAGTCGGTCAACATCGCCGCGTATGCCAATGGCGCGGCGCACAGCATCCAGTTCTTCTCGACGATCTCCGGCTCGCCGAGCGGCAGCAACTTCTTCGTCGACGACGTGTCGCTCGCGGTCCCGACCTGCACGGTCGACATCCCGTCGGTGATCGAAGTGCCGACCCTCGACCCGATCGGTCTCGCCGCACTGGCCCTCGGGCTCGCCGGACTGGGCTTCGCTCTGCTCCGCCGTCGCGCCGCCTGA